In Anoplopoma fimbria isolate UVic2021 breed Golden Eagle Sablefish chromosome 22, Afim_UVic_2022, whole genome shotgun sequence, a genomic segment contains:
- the LOC129111507 gene encoding H(+)/Cl(-) exchange transporter 4, whose amino-acid sequence MEAGDGVSSSTPTEEMNGTGNLMDFLDEPFPDVGTYEDFHTIDWLREKSRDTDRHRKITSKSKESFWELIKSLLDAWSGWVVMLLIGLLSGTLAGVIDLAVDWMTDLKEGVCLSAFWYSHEQCCWTSNETTFDDRDKCPQWQKWAELMTGHAEGAGAYVLNYFLYVMWALLFSFLAVSLVRVFAPYACGSGIPEIKTILSGFIIRGYLGKWTLLIKTVTLVLAVSSGLSLGKEGPLVHVACCCGNLFCSLFSKYSKNEGKRREVLSAAAAAGVSVAFGAPIGGVLFSLEEVSYYFPLKTLWRSFFAALVAAFTLRSINPFGNSRLVLFYVEYHTPWYMAELVPFILLGVFGGLWGTLFIRANIAWCRRRKTTQLGKYPVLEVIAVTGITAVLAFPNPYTRRSTSELISELFNDCGALESSQLCDYINNPNMSRPVDDIPDRPAGPGVYNALWQLALALVFKIVITIFTFGMKIPSGLFIPSMAVGAIAGRIVGIAVEQMAYHHHDWIIFKNWCRPGADCVTPGLYAMVGAAACLGGVTRMTVSLVVIMFELTGGLEYIVPLMAAAVTSKWVADAFGKEGIYESHIQLNGYPYLDVRDEFTHRTLATDVMRPRRNDPPLAVLTQDSTTVEDVEALIKDTDYNGFPVVVSRESERLIGFVQRRDLTLAIKTARQKQDGVVSSSVVYFTEDAPQLPASNPQPLKLRRILNLSPFTVTDHTPMETVVDIFRKLGLRQCLVTRSGRLLGIITKKDVLRHMAQMMNQDPESIMFN is encoded by the exons ATGGAGGCCGGAGACG GTGTCAGCAGTTCCACGCCCACGGAGGAGATGAACGGAACTGGAAACCTGATGGATTTCCTGGACGAGCCTTTTCCTGACGTGGGAACGTATGAAGACTTCCACACCATCGACTGGCTGAGGGAGAAATCCAGAGACACGGACCGCCACCGCAAG ATCACCAGTAAGAGTAAAGAGTCCTTCTGGGAGCTGATCAAGAGCCTGCTGGACGCCTGGTCAGGATGGGTGGTGATGCTGCTCATCGGACTGCTCTCAG GTACGCTGGCCGGAGTGATCGACCTGGCGGTGGACTGGATGACGGACCTGAAGGAAGGCGTGTGTCTGTCGGCCTTCTGGTACAGCCACGAGCAGTGCTGCTGGACGTCCAACGAGACCACCTTCGACGACCGGGACAAGTGTCCTCAGTGGCAGAAGTGGGCGGAGCTGATGACGGGACACGCTGAG GGCGCCGGAGCGTACGTGTTGAACTACTTCCTGTACGTCATGTGGGCTCTGCTGTTCTCCTTCCTGGCGGTGTCACTGGTGCGAGTGTTTGCTCCGTACGCCTGCGGTTCAGGAATCCCAGAG ATCAAGACGATCCTCAGCGGCTTCATCATCCGGGGCTACCTGGGGAAATGGACCCTGCTGATCAAGACGGTCACCCTGGTTCTGGCGGTGTCGTCGGGTCTCAGCCTGGGGAAGGAGGGCCCGCTGGTCCACGTGGCCTGCTGCTGTGGAAACCTCTTCTGCAGCCTCTTCTCCAAGTACAGCAAGAACGAGGGCAAGCGCCGAGAG GTGTTATCGGCTGCAGCAGCGGCTGGAGTGTCGGTGGCGTTTGGAGCGCCCATCGGAGGAGTTCTGTTCAGCCTGGAAGAG GTCAGCTACTACTTCCCTCTGAAGACTCTGTGGCGTTCCTTCTTCGCCGCGCTGGTCGCCGCCTTCACGCTGCGCTCCATCAACCCGTTTGGAAACAGCCGCCTGGTGCTGTTCTACGTGGAGTACCACACGCCGTGGTACATGGCCGAGCTGGTCCCGTTCATCCTGCTGGGCGTGTTCGGAGGCCTCTGGGGGACCCTCTTCATCCGCGCCAACATCGCCTGGTGCCGGCGGAGGAAGACCACCCAGCTGGGGAAGTACCCGGTCCTGGAGGTCATCGCCGTGACGGGCATCACCGCCGTGCTGGCGTTCCCCAACCCGTACACCCGCCGCAGCACCAGCGAGCTCATCTCGGAGCTGTTCAACGACTGCGGCGCTCTGGAGTCCTCTCAGCTGTGTGACTACATCAACAACCCCAACATGAGCCGGCCCGTGGACGACATCCCGGACCGGCCCGCGGGACCGGGGGTCTACAACGCCCTCTGGCAGCTCGCCCTCGCTCTCGTCTTCAAGATCgtcatcaccatcttcaccTTCGGCATGAAG aTCCCGTCGGGTCTCTTCATTCCCAGCATGGCGGTCGGCGCCATCGCAGGCCGCATCGTGGGGATCGCCGTGGAGCAGATGGCCTACCACCACCACGACTGGATCATCTTCAAGAACTGGTGCCGGCCCGGCGCCGACTGTGTCACACCGGGACTCTACGCCATGGTGGGCGCCGCCGCCTGTCTGG GCGGAGTGACCCGGATGACCGTCTCCCTGGTGGTCATCATGTTCGAGCTCACCGGCGGTCTGGAGTACATCGTCCCCCTGATGGCGGCGGCCGTCACCAGTAAGTGGGTGGCGGACGCCTTCGGGAAGGAGGGCATCTACGAGTCTCACATCCAGCTCAACGGCTACCCGTACCTGGACGTCCGGGACGAGTTCACCCACCGCACGCTGGCCACCGACGTGATGCGGCCCCGCAGGAACGACCCGCCGCTGGCCGTCCTCACGCAGGACTCCACCACGGTGGAGGACGTGGAGGCGCTGATCAAAGACACCGACTACAACGGCTTCCCGGTGGTCGTGTCCAGAGAGTCAGAGCGGCTCATCGGCTTCGTGCAGCGCCGGGATCTCACCCTCGCCATCA AAACCGCCCGTCAGAAGCAGGACGGCGTGGTGAGCAGCTCCGTGGTCTACTTCACAGAGGACGCGCCGCAGCTGCCGGCCAGCAACCCTCAGCCGCTGAAGCTGCGCCGCATCCTGAACCTCAGCCCGTTCACCGTCACCGACCACACGCCCATGGAGACCGTGGTCGACATCTTCCGCAAGCTGGGCCTCCGCCAGTGTCTGGTCACCAGGAGCGG
- the ephx2 gene encoding bifunctional epoxide hydrolase 2, giving the protein MSQKKAVLLNFWGVTVSCTPREVFQKLEESHKLPSGFLSGVASLKDGAMSRAERGQLTLSQMIPAFEAECVKEAKVKGVTLPSDWSARPLLEELREAMMEVQPAVLKTAASLRQSGLLTAVLANHWLDDGVDGGGPARLLSLLGAHFDLVLQSCRTGHKVPEPAMFSSALQHLGVTSQQALWLDEDEEGVKAAKGVGMDTILVKNLDDALNKLVNFTGVQAVGADGPPPPCRPDDVAHGYVTIRPGVRTHYVEMGSGPPVVLCHGFPESWFSWRYQIPALAAAGFRVLALDMKGYGDSTAPPDIEEYSQEQLCKDLITFLDKMAIPQVTLVGHDWGGAVVWTMAQCFPERVRAVASLNTPLFPVDPSVNPEEKLKAIPIFDYQIYFQKPGVAEAELEKDLERTFKIFFFSSDEVVKRPALSTAGVCDRGGLLVGQQIPRSCMLTEADLQFYVSQYKERGFRRPLNWYRNSEANWRWMCSRPTGKLLMPALMVTAGKDQVLLPAFSKGMEDQIPNLSRGHVEDCGHWTQMERPAETNRILISWLKETLKRAGGVTMAPKL; this is encoded by the exons ATGTCTCAGAAGAAAGCAGTTCTACTCAACTTCTGGGGGGTCACCGTCTCCTGCACACCTCGTGAGGTCTTTCAGAAGCTGGAGGAGTCTCACAAGCTGCcaag TGGTTTCCTGTCCGGCGTGGCGTCCCTGAAGGATGGCGCCATGAGCCGGGCGGAGCGAGGTCAGCTGACACTCTCTCAG atgATCCCGGCCTTCGAGGCGGAGTGTGTGAAGGAGGCCAAGGTCAAGGGTGTGACTCTGCCGTCTGATTGGTCAGCGAGACCTCTGCTGGAGGAGCTCAGAGAGGCCATGATGGAGGTCCAACCGGCCGTACTGAAGACAGCTGCCAGTCTGCGTCAAAGCG GGTTACTGACAGCCGTCCTGGCCAATCACTGGCTCGATGACGGCGTTGACGGAGGCGGTCCGGCCcgccttctctctctgcttggcGCCCACTTTGACCTTGTCCTCCAGTCCTGTCGTACAGGTCACAAGGTCCCAGAACCCGCCATGTTCAGCTCTGCTCTGCAGCACCTGGGAGTGACATCACAACAG GCTCTGTGGttggatgaggatgaggagggggtGAAGGCCGCAAAGGGAGTCGGGATGGACACCATCTTGGTGAAAAACCTGGACGACGCTCTGAACAAACTGGTCAACTTCACTGGAGTTCAG GCGGTTGGAGCAGACGgtcctcctccaccctgcagACCTGATGACGTGGCTCATGGATACGTCACCATCAGG cctgGTGTGAGGACTCACTATGTGGAGATGGGTTCAGGTCCTCCAGTTGTTCTGTGTCACGGCTTCCCTGAGAGCTGGTTCTCCTGGAGGTACCAG ATCCCAGCCTTGGCAGCAGCAGGGTTCAGGGTGTTGGCTCTGGACATGAAGGGATACGGAGACTCCACAGCGCCTCCAG ACATCGAAGAATATTCTCAGGAGCAGCTTTGCAAG GATTTAATCACATTTCTGGACAAAATG GCGATACCTCAGGTCACCCTGGTGGGTCACGACTGGGGCGGCGCCGTGGTGTGGACCATGGCTCAGTGCTTCCCTGAGAGagtcag GGCTGTAGCATCTCTGAACACCCCTCTGTTCCCCGTGGACCCGTCAGTGAATCCTGAAGAGAAACTCAAGGCTATTCCCATCTTTGATTACCAGATCTACTTCCAGAAACCA ggcgTAGCGGAGGCCGAGCTGGAGAAAGACCTGGAGAGAACGttcaagattttctttttcagcagtGATGAAGTg gtgaAGCGTCCGGCTCTCAGCACTGCAGGAGTCTGTGATCGAG GTGGTCTGTTGGTGGGTCAGCAGATCCCCCGCAGCTGCATGCTGACGGAGGCCGACCTGCAGTTCTACGTCAGCCAGTACAAAGAGAGAGGCTTCAG GAGGCCGTTGAACTGGTATCGTAACAGCGAGGCCAACTGGAGGTGGATGTGCTCTCGTCCTACTGGAAAG ctgctGATGCCGGCTCTGATGGTGACGGCCGGTAAAGACCAGGTTCTGCTGCCGGCCTTCTCCAAGGGGATGGAGGACCAG ATCCCGAACCTGAGCAGAGGACACGTGGAGGACTGTGGACACTGGACTCAGATGGAGAGGCCGGCGGAGACGAACCGCATCCTGATCTCATGGCTCAAAGAAACGCTGAAGAGGGCTGGAGGCGTTACCATGGCACCCAAGCTGTGA
- the plaat1l gene encoding phospholipase A and acyltransferase 1, with protein MGLKHSQPKLFPGDIVEYPRNKYFSHFTVYYGERDGVPYVAHLTCRDSDSKLPRFGRALRSEVKLDPLEMLGTNYKVNNMLDHSFPARDFHTVVKPAIDDMMGREVTFDILFHNSEHQATLFRYGVKKSEQIEKVYEHIMPAWKKLFEEKKL; from the exons ATGGGGCTG AAACACTCCCAGCCGAAGCTGTTCCCGGGGGACATCGTGGAGTATCCCAGGAACAAGTACTTCTCTCACTTCACCGTGTACTACGGAGAACGGGACGGCGTTCCCTACGTCGCTCACCTGACATGTCGAG attCAGACTCCAAGCTGCCGCGCTTTGGCCGAGccctgaggtcagaggtcaaactgGATCCACTGGAGATGCTGGGGACCAATTACAAG GTCAACAACATGCTGGACCACTCGTTCCCAGCCAGAGACTTCCACACCGTGGTGAAGCCCGCCATCGACGACATGATGGGGCGCGAGGTGACGTTCGACATCCTGTTTCATAACAGCGAGCACCAGGCGACGCTCTTCAGATACGGAGTCAAGAAGTCGGAGCAG ataGAGAAAGTTTATGAACACATCATGCCGGCCTGGAAGAAGCTGTTTGAAGAGAAAAAACTGTGA